Proteins from a genomic interval of Kitasatospora herbaricolor:
- a CDS encoding ArsR/SmtB family transcription factor — MESGLSFSAADLAQTRFAVSPMWEVVTSFRLLRAQAEPPVHRRWAAQVGPRLVRAGLGRGWLAELIPAHGYLADLLNPTPASPFPALAAELEAIRRTAPERVRTELDVLGTERDAAASPRVRLLREDPGAALEKVTAEIEVYWEIALAPYWARIRQLLEADVFHRARQVAEHGSAHVLNELHASVRWDDGTLHLVRRHCALTRDQAGSGLLLVPSAFAWPRVLTRSVPPDPPQLAYPARGIGTLWEPRTSTSAEAVAGVLGRSRALLLAELDTPASTTQLARHCGLSAAGVSQHLTALRDAGLVTAHRSGRSVLYARTAVADALLCPARGALDRA; from the coding sequence ATGGAGTCGGGGCTGAGCTTCTCCGCGGCGGACCTGGCGCAGACCCGCTTCGCGGTCTCCCCGATGTGGGAGGTCGTCACCAGCTTCCGGCTGCTCAGGGCGCAGGCCGAGCCGCCGGTGCACCGGCGCTGGGCCGCGCAGGTGGGCCCCCGGCTGGTGCGGGCCGGGCTCGGCCGCGGGTGGCTGGCCGAGCTGATCCCCGCGCACGGCTATCTGGCCGACCTGCTCAATCCGACGCCGGCCAGTCCCTTCCCCGCCCTCGCGGCCGAGTTGGAGGCGATCCGGCGGACGGCGCCGGAGCGGGTCCGGACCGAGCTGGACGTGCTGGGCACCGAGCGGGACGCGGCCGCCTCCCCGCGGGTCCGGCTGCTCCGCGAGGACCCGGGGGCGGCGCTGGAGAAGGTGACGGCCGAGATCGAGGTGTACTGGGAGATCGCCCTCGCGCCCTACTGGGCCAGGATCCGCCAACTGCTCGAAGCCGACGTCTTCCACCGGGCCCGGCAGGTGGCCGAGCACGGCTCCGCCCACGTCCTCAACGAACTGCACGCCTCGGTGCGGTGGGACGACGGCACCCTGCACCTGGTCCGCCGGCACTGCGCGCTGACCCGGGACCAGGCCGGCTCGGGCCTGCTGCTGGTGCCCTCGGCCTTCGCCTGGCCACGCGTGCTGACCCGTTCGGTCCCGCCGGACCCTCCGCAGCTCGCCTACCCGGCCCGCGGCATCGGCACCCTCTGGGAGCCCCGGACCAGCACCTCCGCCGAGGCGGTCGCCGGCGTCCTCGGCCGCTCCCGGGCGCTGCTGCTGGCCGAGCTCGACACCCCGGCCTCCACCACCCAGCTGGCCAGGCACTGCGGCCTGTCCGCGGCCGGCGTCTCCCAGCACCTCACCGCCCTGCGGGACGCCGGCCTGGTCACCGCCCACCGCAGCGGCCGGTCCGTCCTGTACGCCCGCACGGCCGTCGCGGACGCCCTGCTCTGCCCGGCGCGGGGCGCCCTCGACCGGGCCTGA
- a CDS encoding class I SAM-dependent methyltransferase — MGFYTTQVVPRIINVACGMKEADPLRRRVCDGLAGEVVEIGFGSGLNIPFYPATITRVSAVEPSDLGWRLAGRRLAATRIPVQRTGLDGQALLYPDDSFDAALSTWTLCTIPDAEAALHELRRVLKPGAALHFVEHGLAPDESVRRWQHRLDPMQQRLFGGCHLTRPIVDLLTEAGFTVTELDVFYEKGAPKVMAADSLGIATTGH; from the coding sequence ATGGGCTTCTACACGACGCAGGTCGTTCCGCGGATCATCAATGTCGCCTGCGGCATGAAGGAGGCCGATCCCCTGCGCCGACGGGTCTGCGACGGCCTGGCCGGCGAGGTCGTCGAGATCGGCTTCGGTTCCGGCCTCAACATCCCCTTCTACCCGGCGACGATCACCCGGGTCTCCGCCGTCGAACCGTCCGACCTGGGCTGGCGCCTGGCCGGCCGGCGGCTCGCGGCGACCAGGATCCCGGTGCAGCGCACCGGCCTGGACGGCCAGGCGCTGCTGTACCCGGACGACAGCTTCGACGCCGCGCTGTCCACCTGGACGCTGTGCACCATCCCGGACGCCGAGGCGGCCCTGCACGAGCTGCGCCGCGTCCTCAAGCCCGGCGCGGCCCTGCACTTCGTCGAGCACGGCCTGGCGCCGGACGAGTCGGTGCGCCGCTGGCAGCACCGGCTGGACCCGATGCAGCAGCGGTTGTTCGGCGGCTGCCACCTCACCCGCCCGATCGTCGACCTGCTGACGGAGGCGGGTTTCACCGTCACCGAACTGGACGTCTTCTACGAGAAGGGCGCCCCGAAGGTGATGGCCGCCGACTCCCTGGGCATCGCCACGACCGGGCACTGA
- a CDS encoding MarR family winged helix-turn-helix transcriptional regulator, with the protein MSDVSAEDGAESRAESRAESRAETRYEARSAAGSSFAGARPVGAAGGGSPVVPPVQASTVFRLGVLGAMATERFAAAVEPHGLKPKQVGLMIVLSEGLAASQLDVARVMGVAPSLVVGFADHLEGLGAIRRTRDPADRRRQLLTLTDHGRELLATCSALAHALDAEFAEGLSGQEHAVLAGLLGRLAAGRGLPTG; encoded by the coding sequence ATGTCCGATGTCAGTGCCGAGGACGGCGCCGAATCCCGTGCCGAATCCCGTGCCGAATCCCGTGCCGAAACCCGCTACGAGGCTCGCTCCGCGGCCGGCTCCTCCTTCGCCGGCGCCCGGCCGGTCGGCGCGGCGGGTGGGGGCTCGCCCGTCGTCCCGCCGGTCCAGGCCTCGACCGTCTTCCGGCTCGGGGTCCTCGGGGCCATGGCCACCGAACGGTTCGCCGCCGCAGTCGAACCCCACGGGCTCAAGCCCAAGCAGGTGGGCCTCATGATCGTGCTGTCCGAGGGCCTGGCCGCCTCCCAGCTCGACGTCGCCCGGGTGATGGGTGTCGCGCCCAGCCTGGTGGTCGGGTTCGCCGACCACCTGGAGGGCCTCGGCGCGATCCGGCGGACCCGCGACCCCGCCGACCGCCGCCGCCAGCTGCTCACCCTCACCGATCACGGCCGCGAGCTGCTCGCCACCTGCTCCGCCCTGGCCCACGCCCTGGACGCGGAGTTCGCGGAGGGCCTGAGCGGGCAGGAGCACGCCGTCCTCGCCGGACTGCTCGGCCGGCTCGCCGCCGGCCGGGGCCTGCCGACGGGCTGA
- a CDS encoding isochorismatase family protein, protein MPDLSTVQLHVADLQDDIVGLAATNPAGTLRRSARVLADMARLLDIPVTLSAAPRPGGPAVITELTDRLPEAPVFVRSGPCAWDDRAVRQAITAHGRPDLVLCGVLTEVVVLHTALAAVAAGFTVQVLVDACGGMSARTEEAALRQIEAAGGRVTSVAGFIADLVRDFTTPTGREAVTGLHGLLAPAH, encoded by the coding sequence GTGCCCGATCTCTCCACCGTTCAGCTGCACGTCGCCGACCTGCAGGACGACATCGTCGGCCTGGCCGCCACCAACCCCGCCGGCACCCTGCGGCGGTCGGCCCGGGTCCTCGCGGACATGGCCCGCCTGCTGGACATCCCGGTCACCCTCTCGGCGGCGCCCCGGCCCGGCGGCCCGGCCGTGATCACCGAGCTGACCGACCGCCTGCCCGAGGCGCCGGTCTTCGTCCGCAGCGGCCCGTGCGCATGGGACGACCGGGCCGTCCGGCAGGCGATCACCGCCCACGGCCGACCCGACCTGGTGCTCTGCGGGGTGCTCACCGAGGTCGTGGTGCTGCACACCGCCCTGGCCGCCGTCGCGGCGGGCTTCACGGTGCAGGTCCTGGTCGACGCCTGCGGCGGCATGTCGGCCCGCACCGAGGAGGCCGCCCTGCGGCAGATCGAAGCGGCCGGCGGGCGTGTCACCAGCGTGGCGGGCTTCATCGCCGACCTGGTCCGCGACTTCACCACCCCCACCGGACGCGAGGCCGTCACCGGCCTGCACGGCCTGCTGGCGCCGGCGCACTGA
- a CDS encoding glycoside hydrolase family 3 N-terminal domain-containing protein yields MSLRTGWVATTLALLLASGAVASCGSPPGSTTGTARTTAAPTGTGSPAAPDGSAPAATAPTAGTTATAAPSPTPSRGAPTLNPTAPQPTGPAGSDEGADEPTPAQLAGRRIVYSYPGLTPPPALLEDIRAGLAAGVIFFGENVAGPDQLRSVVRQLREAQQQSPVQVPLLLMTDQEGGLVRRLPGAPELSARRIGQAADPVAAATEAGTGAGTNLAGVGLNVNLAPVLDVYDVPGNFADRAERSFSSDPDVVAALGTAFIRAQQKTGVAATAKHFPGLGTAPANSNTDTGPVTLPAGLSRLRDVDEAPYPDAVAAGVGLVMLSWAVYPALDPDHPAGLSSTVVERELRERIGFEGVTITDALEAGALQAVGTTGQRAVAAALAGMDLLLCSARDTGQGEQAAAALAEALSSGRLDREEFTAAADRVTALRADLD; encoded by the coding sequence ATGTCCTTGCGGACCGGATGGGTCGCCACCACCCTTGCCCTCCTGCTCGCTTCCGGCGCGGTGGCATCCTGCGGGTCCCCGCCGGGCAGCACCACCGGAACGGCGCGGACGACCGCCGCTCCCACCGGCACCGGCTCACCGGCCGCGCCGGACGGCTCGGCGCCGGCCGCCACCGCCCCGACGGCCGGCACCACCGCCACAGCCGCACCGAGTCCGACTCCGAGCAGGGGAGCACCGACCCTGAACCCGACCGCGCCGCAGCCCACCGGCCCGGCCGGCTCCGACGAAGGGGCCGACGAGCCGACCCCGGCCCAGCTTGCCGGCCGGCGGATCGTCTACTCCTACCCGGGCCTGACCCCACCGCCCGCCCTGCTGGAGGACATCCGCGCCGGGCTGGCGGCCGGGGTGATCTTCTTCGGCGAGAACGTCGCCGGCCCCGACCAGCTGCGCTCGGTCGTCCGGCAGTTGCGCGAGGCGCAGCAGCAGAGCCCGGTGCAGGTCCCGCTGCTGCTGATGACCGATCAGGAGGGCGGCCTGGTAAGGCGACTGCCCGGCGCCCCCGAACTGTCCGCCCGCCGGATCGGGCAGGCCGCCGACCCGGTGGCCGCCGCGACCGAGGCCGGCACCGGCGCGGGCACCAACCTGGCCGGCGTCGGACTCAACGTCAACCTCGCCCCGGTGCTGGACGTGTACGACGTGCCCGGCAACTTCGCCGACCGCGCCGAACGGTCCTTCAGCTCCGACCCCGACGTGGTCGCGGCCCTCGGCACGGCGTTCATCAGGGCCCAGCAGAAGACCGGCGTCGCGGCCACCGCCAAGCACTTCCCGGGGCTCGGCACGGCACCGGCGAACAGCAACACGGACACCGGCCCGGTGACCCTGCCGGCCGGGCTGAGCCGGCTGCGCGACGTCGACGAGGCGCCCTACCCGGACGCCGTCGCGGCCGGCGTCGGGCTCGTCATGCTCTCCTGGGCCGTCTACCCGGCCCTGGACCCGGACCACCCGGCCGGCCTGTCGTCCACGGTGGTCGAGCGGGAGCTGCGGGAGCGGATCGGCTTCGAGGGCGTCACCATCACGGACGCCCTGGAGGCCGGCGCCCTGCAGGCGGTCGGCACCACCGGCCAGCGCGCGGTGGCCGCCGCCCTCGCCGGCATGGACCTGCTGCTCTGCTCGGCCCGGGACACCGGCCAGGGCGAGCAGGCCGCGGCGGCCCTGGCCGAGGCCCTGAGCAGCGGCCGGCTCGACCGCGAGGAGTTCACCGCCGCCGCGGACCGGGTGACGGCGCTCCGGGCCGACCTGGACTGA
- a CDS encoding MFS transporter, whose protein sequence is MPATPVVSDSPGPTPLPGPTSLPGPTAPAGPRSRGLALAVIASGMLMVVLDGSVVTVAMPAVQQDLGFSPAGLSWVVNAYLIAFGSLLLLAGRLGDLIGRRRMFLAGTAVFTAASLLAGVAGSPAVLVLARFLQGVGSAMAAAVSLGILVTLFVEPAERARAIAVFSFTGAAGASIGQVLGGVLTDALNWHWIFIINLPIGLAALAGAKLALPADKGSGLAAGADVLGALLVTAGLMLGIYTVVKVGEQGWTSARTLGLGALSLALLIGFVARQATARTPLMPLRILRPRGVRGANLVQVLMVAALFSFQVLVALHLQQVLGYSAARTGLAMLPAAVVIGAVSLGVSARLNARFGERNVLLAGLALLVGVLGLLVRIPVHAHYVTDLLPVMLLAAGFGLALPALTTLGMSGAGADDAGLASGLFNTTQQIGMALGVAVLSTLAASRTDGLLADGRSRAEALTGGYHLAFAVGAGLLVTAFVLALVMLRAPGKATASGKATASAAPHGL, encoded by the coding sequence ATGCCTGCCACGCCCGTAGTCTCCGATTCCCCCGGCCCGACCCCGCTCCCCGGCCCGACCTCGCTCCCCGGCCCGACCGCCCCCGCCGGGCCCCGGTCGCGCGGGCTCGCCCTCGCGGTGATCGCCAGCGGGATGCTGATGGTCGTCCTCGACGGCAGCGTCGTGACCGTGGCGATGCCGGCCGTCCAGCAGGACCTGGGCTTCTCCCCGGCGGGGCTGAGCTGGGTGGTCAACGCCTACCTGATCGCGTTCGGCAGCCTGCTGCTGCTGGCCGGGCGGCTCGGTGATCTGATCGGCCGCAGGCGGATGTTCCTGGCCGGCACCGCGGTGTTCACCGCGGCCTCGCTCCTGGCGGGCGTGGCCGGCTCGCCGGCCGTGCTGGTCCTCGCCCGGTTCCTGCAGGGGGTCGGCAGCGCGATGGCCGCCGCCGTCAGCCTCGGCATCCTGGTGACGCTGTTCGTGGAACCCGCCGAGCGGGCTAGGGCGATAGCCGTCTTCAGCTTCACCGGAGCCGCCGGCGCCTCGATCGGCCAGGTGCTCGGCGGGGTGCTCACCGACGCGCTCAACTGGCACTGGATCTTCATCATCAACCTGCCGATCGGGCTCGCCGCGCTGGCCGGCGCCAAGCTGGCGCTCCCGGCGGACAAGGGGTCCGGCCTCGCGGCGGGGGCCGACGTGCTCGGCGCGCTGCTCGTCACCGCCGGACTGATGCTGGGGATCTACACCGTCGTCAAGGTCGGCGAGCAGGGCTGGACCTCGGCGCGGACGCTCGGCCTCGGTGCGCTCTCCCTCGCCCTGCTGATCGGCTTCGTCGCCCGGCAGGCCACCGCGCGGACCCCGCTGATGCCGCTGCGGATCCTCCGGCCGCGCGGAGTCAGGGGCGCGAACCTGGTGCAGGTCCTGATGGTCGCCGCGCTGTTCTCGTTCCAGGTCCTGGTCGCCCTCCACCTGCAGCAGGTGCTCGGCTACAGCGCCGCCCGGACGGGCCTCGCGATGCTCCCGGCGGCCGTGGTGATCGGCGCGGTGTCGCTCGGCGTCTCCGCCCGCCTCAACGCCCGCTTCGGCGAGCGGAACGTCCTGCTGGCGGGGCTGGCCCTGCTGGTCGGCGTCCTCGGTCTGCTGGTCCGGATCCCGGTGCACGCCCACTACGTCACCGACCTGCTGCCGGTGATGCTGCTCGCGGCCGGGTTCGGGCTCGCCCTGCCCGCGCTGACCACGCTCGGGATGTCCGGCGCCGGGGCCGACGACGCAGGCCTGGCGTCCGGGCTGTTCAACACCACCCAGCAGATCGGCATGGCGCTGGGCGTCGCGGTGCTCTCCACACTGGCCGCGTCCCGCACCGACGGTCTGCTCGCGGACGGCCGGAGCCGGGCCGAGGCACTGACCGGCGGCTACCACCTCGCCTTCGCGGTCGGCGCAGGACTGCTCGTCACCGCGTTCGTCCTGGCCCTCGTCATGCTCCGGGCGCCGGGCAAGGCCACCGCCTCCGGGAAGGCCACCGCGTCGGCCGCGCCGCACGGGCTCTGA
- a CDS encoding MarR family winged helix-turn-helix transcriptional regulator, producing the protein MTAMAPARNQPDLSFLLDHTSHVLRTRMSAALAEIGLTARMHCVLVHALEEERTQIQLAEIGGMDKTTMVVTVDALEEAGLAERRPSAKDRRARIIAVTEEGARVAGQSQVIVDEVHREALAELPEGEREVFLRMLNRLVGGPLATPVENPQPVRRARQRSK; encoded by the coding sequence ATGACCGCCATGGCGCCCGCGCGCAACCAACCTGACCTGTCCTTCCTGCTGGACCACACCAGTCACGTCCTGCGGACCCGGATGTCGGCCGCGCTCGCCGAGATCGGGCTGACCGCGCGGATGCACTGCGTGCTGGTCCACGCCCTGGAGGAGGAGCGCACCCAGATCCAGCTGGCCGAGATCGGCGGCATGGACAAGACCACCATGGTGGTCACGGTGGACGCGCTGGAGGAGGCCGGTCTCGCCGAGCGCCGCCCCTCCGCCAAGGACCGGCGGGCCCGGATCATCGCGGTCACCGAGGAGGGGGCGCGGGTGGCCGGGCAGAGCCAGGTGATCGTGGACGAGGTGCACCGGGAGGCGCTGGCCGAGCTGCCGGAGGGCGAGCGGGAGGTCTTCCTGCGGATGCTGAACCGCCTGGTCGGCGGGCCCTTGGCGACCCCCGTGGAGAACCCCCAGCCGGTCCGCCGGGCGCGCCAGCGCAGCAAGTAG
- a CDS encoding DinB family protein, which translates to MSALREAPAGERADLLQTLARHRGFLRQTVQGLTDEEAARRTTVSALCLGGLIKHVAGVEAGWMRFAVGGAEAMVSDPGDWENQFRMVGDETLAGLLDEYERVARRTDELVATLPDLDVAHPLPQAPWFEPGARWSVRRVVLHIIAETSQHAGHADIIRESLDGARTMG; encoded by the coding sequence ATGTCGGCTCTTCGGGAGGCTCCCGCCGGCGAGCGCGCCGATCTGCTCCAGACGCTCGCGCGGCACCGCGGCTTCCTGCGGCAGACCGTCCAGGGCCTCACCGACGAGGAGGCGGCCCGCCGTACCACGGTCAGCGCGCTCTGCCTGGGCGGCCTGATCAAGCACGTGGCCGGCGTCGAGGCGGGCTGGATGCGCTTCGCGGTCGGCGGCGCCGAGGCGATGGTGAGCGACCCGGGGGACTGGGAGAACCAGTTCCGGATGGTCGGGGACGAGACGCTGGCCGGACTGCTCGACGAGTACGAGCGGGTGGCCCGGCGGACCGACGAGCTGGTGGCGACGTTGCCCGACCTGGACGTGGCCCACCCGCTCCCGCAGGCGCCGTGGTTCGAACCCGGAGCGCGCTGGTCGGTGCGGCGGGTGGTGCTGCACATCATCGCCGAGACCTCGCAGCACGCGGGGCACGCCGACATCATCCGGGAGTCCTTGGACGGCGCCAGGACCATGGGGTAG
- a CDS encoding ArsR/SmtB family transcription factor, with protein sequence MSLAEVAGLLADRTRAAFCLALLDGRAWTAGELARHAEVSPSTASEHLSRLVAGGLLAEERQGRHRYLRLAGPATATMIEDLCSYAAGAPTAPGPDQAPARPGGLRESGRLGAEARARTCYDHLAGRLGVAVADAALARGLVADDAGLVLTATGLDRLAGLGVTAAELKGSRPVVRGCLDRTERRTHLAGAVGAALGRRAFELGRVERIGTGRALRTTPAGRRDLRELLGIEVPVQPPPPALGSHPVGHGCAADVTPGHG encoded by the coding sequence ATGTCACTCGCCGAGGTCGCCGGACTGCTCGCCGACCGGACCAGGGCCGCCTTCTGCCTGGCCCTGCTGGACGGCCGGGCCTGGACCGCGGGCGAGCTGGCCCGGCACGCCGAGGTCTCGCCGTCCACCGCCAGCGAGCACCTCTCCCGGCTGGTCGCGGGCGGCCTGCTCGCCGAGGAGCGCCAGGGCCGGCACCGCTACCTCCGGCTGGCCGGCCCGGCCACCGCGACCATGATCGAGGACCTCTGCTCCTACGCCGCCGGGGCGCCCACCGCCCCGGGGCCGGACCAGGCCCCGGCCCGGCCCGGGGGCCTGCGGGAGTCCGGCCGGCTCGGCGCCGAGGCCCGCGCCCGGACGTGCTACGACCACCTCGCCGGGCGGCTCGGGGTGGCCGTCGCCGACGCCGCGCTGGCCCGCGGGCTGGTCGCGGACGACGCCGGGCTCGTCCTCACCGCTACGGGCCTGGACCGGCTCGCCGGGCTGGGGGTCACGGCGGCCGAGCTGAAAGGGTCCCGTCCGGTGGTCCGCGGCTGTCTCGACCGGACCGAGCGCCGCACCCACCTCGCGGGGGCCGTCGGCGCGGCGCTCGGCCGGCGCGCCTTCGAGCTGGGCCGGGTGGAGCGGATCGGTACCGGCCGGGCCCTGCGGACCACCCCGGCGGGCCGCCGGGACCTGCGGGAGCTGCTCGGGATCGAGGTACCGGTGCAACCACCGCCGCCGGCACTCGGCTCACACCCCGTCGGGCACGGCTGTGCGGCCGACGTAACCCCTGGCCACGGGTGA